The following coding sequences lie in one Lolium perenne isolate Kyuss_39 chromosome 2, Kyuss_2.0, whole genome shotgun sequence genomic window:
- the LOC127333153 gene encoding G-type lectin S-receptor-like serine/threonine-protein kinase B120 yields MPRATSKALALLIFLLYVGAHVDAATTTLSQGQSLVGNATLYSSNGAFLLSFFTPRGGDGSRMYLGVQYAKAVEQTVQWVANRDAPVSAAASSYSATVTESGDLQVLEGERVVWRTGTSSSAGNFTLTIEDNGNLVLNGGSDAQAVQLWQSFDHPTDTFVPGMSITLERQNDSVVGQTLFKSWRSPDDPAPGNFTLGQDPLGSAQLYIWRSGQDGGENTTFWRSGQWANNNFVGIPWRALNLYGFQLSGDPSKSNGVMSYTFNTFNSSLYRFVLQPNGTETSFMLLDATGDWEVVWSQPSIPCHDYNVCGQNAQCSSGDHGQAVCTCLQGFEQKSEGVGCVRSAQLTCSERNVSMSSGDDFAELSGVKLPNYAAWEWTVSSADSCRQWCLANCTCDAYSYSSGTGCLTWSQELVDIYRFPTGPGPGPGEGYDLYIKVPASLLDSGSKRRRWTKVIVSVVIVVAFVLAACGFLLWKCSRRIRDKLGVGGGKRKTGASLMLHSGRDAKKEFSGPSQPDHEDAENSELPLFALETLAVATGGFSESNKLGEGGFGLVYKGTLPGGEEVAVKRLSKTSGQGCEEFKNEVILISKLQHRNLVRILGCCIQGDEKILVYEYMPNKSLDAILFDPARRGLLDWKTRLHIIEGIARGLLYLHRDSRLRVVHRDLKASNILLDRDMNPKISDFGMARIFGGDQNQENTNRVVGTLGYMSPEYAMEGLFSVRSDMYSFGILILEIITGQKNSSFHHMEGSLNIVGYAWQMWNADKGEQLIDPLIRASSSASACREALRCIHMALLCVQDHAGDRPDIPYVVLALGSDSSLLPMPRPPTFTLQCTSSDRDTFRERGDESYSASDLTVTMLQGR; encoded by the exons ATGCCTCGTGCTACTTCTAAAGCTCTCGCGTTGCTGATCTTCCTCCTCTATGTGGGCGCCCATGTCGACGCTGCCACGACGACGCTGTCGCAAGGTCAGTCGCTGGTAGGCAACGCGACCCTCTATTCGTCCAACGGCGCATTCCTCCTCTCTTTCTTCACGCCTCGCGGCGGCGACGGGTCGCGGATGTACCTCGGGGTCCAGTACGCCAAAGCCGTGGAGCAGACGGTGCAGTGGGTGGCCAACCGCGACGCACCGGTGAGCGCGGCTGCCTCGTCATACTCCGCCACCGTGACGGAATCTGGCGATCTCCAGGTGCTAGAGGGGGAGCGCGTTGTGTGGCGGACGGGCACTTCCTCGTCGGCGGGGAACTTTACGCTCACCATCGAGGACAACGGAAACCTCGTGCTGAATGGCGGCAGCGACGCGCAGGCGGTACAGCTGTGGCAGAGCTTCGACCACCCGACCGACACTTTCGTCCCCGGGATGAGCATCACGCTGGAGCGGCAGAACGACTCCGTCGTCGGGCAGACGCTGTTCAAGTCGTGGAGGAGCCCCGACGACCCGGCCCCCGGCAACTTCACGCTCGGGCAGGACCCGCTCGGGTCGGCACAGCTCTACATATGGCGCAGCGGGCAGGACGGCGGCGAGAACACCACGTTCTGGAGGTCCGGGCAGTGGGCGAACAACAACTTCGTGGGCATCCCGTGGCGGGCGCTGAACCTGTACGGGTTCCAGCTCTCCGGCGACCCGTCCAAGAGCAACGGCGTCATGTCCTACACCTTCAACACCTTCAACTCCTCGCTCTACAGGTTCGTGCTCCAGCCCAACGGCACCGAGACCTCCTTCATGCTCCTCGACGCCACAGGCGACTGGGAGGTGGTCTGGTCGCAGCCCAGCATCCCGTGCCACGACTACAACGTATGCGGCCAGAACGCCCAGTGCTCCTCCGGCGATCATGGCCAGGCCGTCTGCACCTGCCTCCAAG GTTTTGAGCAGAAATCCGAAGGAGTGGGGTGCGTGAGGAGCGCCCAGCTGACGTGCAGCGAGAGGAATGTCAGCATGAGCAGCGGCGACGACTTCGCCGAGCTCTCCGGCGTGAAGCTGCCCAACTACGCCGCGTGGGAATGGACGGTGAGCAGCGCCGACTCGTGCCGGCAGTGGTGCTTGGCCAACTGCACGTGCGACGCGTACAGCTACAGCAGCGGCACCGGGTGCTTGACCTGGAGCCAGGAGCTGGTGGACATCTACCGGTTCCCCACCGGCCCTGGCCCTGGACCTGGAGAAGGCTATGACCTCTACATCAAGGTCCCTGCTTCTCTATTAG ATTCAGGCTCCAAACGGAGGCGATGGACGAAGGTTATTGTTAGCGTAGTGATCGTCGTGGCATTTGTACTGGCAGCGTGCGGCTTCCTTCTATGGAAATGCAGCAGAAGAATCAGAG ACAAACTTGGTGTTGGCGGCGGTAAAAGGAAGACGGGAGCCTCGTTGATGCTGCATTCTGGCAGGGATGCCAAGAAGGAATTCTCAGGGCCTAGTCAGCCAGACCACGAGGATGCGGAGAATAGCGAGCTGCCGCTGTTCGCCCTGGAGACCTTGGCGGTGGCCACCGGCGGCTTCAGTGAGTCCAACAAGCTCGGGGAGGGAGGGTTCGGCCTTGTCTACAAGGGGACGCTTCCTGGCGGCGAGGAGGTGGCGGTGAAGAGGCTGTCGAAGACCTCCGGGCAGGGGTGCGAGGAGTTCAAGAACGAGGTTATACTCATCTCCAAGCTGCAGCACCGCAACCTGGTCAGGATCCTGGGGTGCTGCATCCAGGGGGACGAGAAGATACTGGTCTACGAGTACATGCCCAACAAGAGCCTCGATGCCATCCTCTTCG ATCCGGCTAGGCGAGGGCTCCTTGACTGGAAGACGAGGCTGCACATCATCGAAGGGATCGCGCGGGGGCTCCTGTACCTTCACCGGGACTCAAGGCTCCGCGTCGTGCACCGCGACCTCAAGGCCAGCAACATCCTCCTAGACCGCGACATGAACCCCAAGATTTCCGACTTCGGCATGGCCAGGATCTTCGGCGGTGACCAGAACCAAGAGAACACCAACCGTGTCGTCGGCACGCT AGGCTACATGTCACCGGAGTACGCGATGGAGGGCCTCTTCTCGGTGAGGTCCGACATGTACAGCTTCGGCATCCTCATCCTGGAGATCATCACCGGCCAGAAGAACAGCAGCTTCCACCACATGGAGGGCTCGCTCAACATCGTAGGCTAC GCGTGGCAGATGTGGAACGCCGACAAGGGAGAGCAACTGATCGACCCATTGATCCGGGCGTCCAGCTCGGCCTCGGCGTGCCGCGAGGCGCTCAGGTGCATCCACATGGCGCTGCTGTGCGTGCAGGACCATGCCGGAGACCGGCCGGACATCCCCTACGTGGTGCTGGCGCTGGGAAGCGATAGCTCCCTGCTGCCGATGCCCAGGCCGCCCACCTTCACCTTGCAGTGCACGTCGTCGGACAGGGACACGTTCAGGGAGAGGGGTGACGAGTCCTACTCCGCCTCCGATCTCACTGTCACAATGCTTCAAGGGAGGTAG